GGCTGTGCTTCAAGCGCTTGGACAATATCGTCGTATGTAGGCGTTTCATCGTTCCAGTCTTTGGGGCTTGTGCCATTTGAAAAAGATTGATTAAATGGCTTCGGCAGTAAAGGTTTTTCTCCAGCAGGAAAATTCATAAGCTGATCGCAAATCGCGGCAATATGTCCTAAGTTCCAGCGAATATTGTTGTTGAACCCTTCAGGAATCACATCAACAATAGTTGGGTTTTTCTCAGCAATTTTCTTTGCGGCCCCCAACGTATTTTTCCTCGCTTTTTCAAATATCGTAAATAGCATGTCTTCATTCATTTATAAATCCCCCTCCAGTTAAATTTACTTTCCTGTCCATTGTAAAATTATCCGAGAATTCCGTCAAATATTAACTCCCATCTGACTGGTAATCAAACGTTTAATTAACCCCATAAAAAAACAGCGCAAGCCAATCGCGCTGTCAGTCAATCTCCAAATGCTCTTTCAATTTTGCAGTAATTTCATTTTTCTCTTCATCTGAGACGATATAGTAGTAAATACCATTGATTTTCGTTCCTGAGCCTTTTACTTCAAATTGCTCTGTATTGCCGAGAGCCGCCCGGTAATTTTTCTGGATGGCTTTCATTTCATCGAAGGTTAAGTTTGTTTTTACATTTGTTTCCAACGTTCCTAAGACGTCATTGAATTTCGTTATCATTTTAGGGCTTGCCCCTTTTTTAATAATGGCTTTAATAATTTGCTGCTGCCGTTCGTTTCGTCCAAGGTCGCCTTTCGGGTCGCCTTTGCGCATTCTTGAATAAGCGAGCGCGGCATCTCCATCCAAATCAACCGAGCCTTCAGAAAATTGATAGCCCCCACTCTTAAATGCAAGTTTATTATCTACTGTTACCCCGCCGACCGCATCAACAATCTCTTTAAATGCTTCCATATTCACTTTCACGTAATAATCAATTGGAATGTCAAGGAAGTTTTCCACAGTTTCCACCGACATTTGCGAACCGCCGAACGCATAGGCGTGGTTGATTTTATCTTCCGAACCGCGGCCAATGATTTCTGTTCGCGTATCACGCGGAATGCTAAACATAATCATCGATTCTTTTTTCGGATTAACGGTAATCACGACCATTGTGTCAGAACGCCCGCGGTCGCCAGGGCGTTCGTCGACACCGAGCAATAGAAATGAAATCGGATCTTGGCTGCTCGTATTAATTTGTTCTGCTCGCTTGTCGGAACTGCCACGATCGATGGGCTCATGAATATGTGAAGCTGTATCTGTG
The sequence above is drawn from the Pueribacillus theae genome and encodes:
- a CDS encoding DinB family protein, whose translation is MNEDMLFTIFEKARKNTLGAAKKIAEKNPTIVDVIPEGFNNNIRWNLGHIAAICDQLMNFPAGEKPLLPKPFNQSFSNGTSPKDWNDETPTYDDIVQALEAQPQQLKERYAGKLSDPLPKPFSLVGIDFQTVGDLLVFVTYHEGMHQGTIGALQKVAK
- the tagU gene encoding polyisoprenyl-teichoic acid--peptidoglycan teichoic acid transferase TagU, with the translated sequence MKKALIILGTIAGVIALAFGGYAFYLYKSITDTASHIHEPIDRGSSDKRAEQINTSSQDPISFLLLGVDERPGDRGRSDTMVVITVNPKKESMIMFSIPRDTRTEIIGRGSEDKINHAYAFGGSQMSVETVENFLDIPIDYYVKVNMEAFKEIVDAVGGVTVDNKLAFKSGGYQFSEGSVDLDGDAALAYSRMRKGDPKGDLGRNERQQQIIKAIIKKGASPKMITKFNDVLGTLETNVKTNLTFDEMKAIQKNYRAALGNTEQFEVKGSGTKINGIYYYIVSDEEKNEITAKLKEHLEID